In Fragaria vesca subsp. vesca linkage group LG1, FraVesHawaii_1.0, whole genome shotgun sequence, the sequence CCGGAACTCCGAATTCCTTCACCTCCACGAAACCTCTCCCACCTACAACAATTCCTCAAAATTACTCCTAACCTTACTTAAATTCGGTAAAATCTGAACATGATATTGGATGTAACTAGTAGTTACCGTCGTGCCGGAAAATGCAGACCTTCTTCTGGCGCGAGAAGCAGAGGAAGCCGCGGCGGTCGTCCCAGGAGTACACATTGGCGCCCTTGGCCTTGGTGATGACGGCGATGGTGCCGAGATTGGGGAGGCCGTGAAACGATATCGTTTCGGAGAGGGAGAGGAGGATGTCTCGGGATTGGAGGACCTCGAGAGAGAGGAGCGGCTTCTTGGAGAAGCCGGCGAGGTTGCGCTCGAGGGAGTAGGGCTCCTTTTGGAGGGACTGGGAGTGGTAGTCGGAGGGAGGGGAGCGGGAGCCGGAGGAATCAGGAGCGTAGATTTTGAGGGATCCGTCGGAGCAGCCGAGGAGGAGCTTAGGGCCGTAGGATGAGATGGCTTCGATCTTGGTGGGGCAGTCGGAGATGAGCTCGACGGAATCGTAGGCGCTGTGAACCATCGTCGTGGTTCGGTTTGGAGCTTTCTAATTCGTTGGAGTGTTGGAGCGAGCTGGAATTATAGGAGTGGTGGGTGAAACGACGTCGTGGGAGCGCTCTTTTCCTATTTTAGCAGAATAATATCTCGTTACAAATAGTCAAATTACTAATCAGGAATTGACGAAAAATTTTATTGATAGGAATGATTTTCTTTTTTGAGAATGAATTGATAGGAATGTTTCGTCCGAAATCCAAAATTTGATACGAAGTAGAAAGAAACCCCTGAAAACTTGCGATCTTGGAATTAAAGCATACTAGCTAAATTATTGTTTGAAAACTAGCGCTCTAGCTAAGCCTTATGCGTGCGTTCTCATCCTTCTAACTTGCGATAAGCGCTCTTGGGCTGCACACGTGGACGCACGGATATAGTTCGTCCGAGCTGCGCTCAAGCCTTCTTCCAAGAAGTGATGACAGATGTCGAAGTGCAATCCAGCTGTCACCAGCTGCACTGCCTCAACGCGTCTATAAATAGAGACTACACCTCACCTTTAAAGGTAACAATTACAGTAACATTTATTTGTAGCCCTAAAGGAACAACAGTAAGTAACACCATGACAATAGACCTGTATGTGAAACTTACTAGACCATAACTTTGAGCGCTTTACTTAATAAACTAAAGTCACAATTGAGATTTATTTGGTTCATTCAGGTGAAACGTGTGAGATTTTAAAAAAATTATGGATATAATTTCTCGAAAAATAACATATTTAAAATTCTCGAGATCAATATGCATGGATATCCCTTCTTTTCACATAGTTTCAATAATGTACAAAAAAATTAACAACTAAATGTAAAGGAAAATGACTTTTTTCTATTTTTGAGTAAAAAGAAAATAAAATCTTAGTTTAAGAAGTAAAAGGAAAATCTAAAGAATTAATTAAAAATAACAAAAGAAACTGAAGCAGAAGAAATGAATGAAAAGAATGAATATAATAAAAATGGTCCCGGCGGGGCTCGAACCCGCGACCTTCGGCTCATAAGACCAACGCTCTAACCAACTGAGCTACGGGACCGTGCTGTTAAGAAATGATGAAGCTCAATATATTCCTCTTCACGCTAAAGCTCAGTGTCGGCTCCGAGTCACAGACTCACAGTGACAGACGTGTTCCTATGGGCGCAAGCAAGCAGCCCATAGCTTCTGGAAAGTTTTTGTCTTTCCAATTCGTGTCTACCTCTTACTGGTTTTTCGTAAAGATCAAGCTTACAGTCTTAAACACCCAACAATCTCTTCCTCTTCCTCTTCCTCTTCCTCTGTTGTGATCTTGACTCTGTTTGCTGAGCTAGTTTGGTTTCTAGAGAGAAAAAGAAGGAAGAAGATGACGCTGGGTCTGATCAATGCGAACCCGGTGGTGCACGCTAAGAAGGAAAGAGTTGCCCGCACCGAAGATCTTCATCACTCCGACGTCGACGCCGTTGATCCTCTCGACATCTATGATATCCTTTTTATCATTTATTCTTTAATTTTGATTCAACTCAAATCTCTTTCTTGTAAATTTTGCGATCTTTAACTGAAAATGGTAAATTTCGTGAGGGACATCAGAGATCCGGAGCATCCGTACTCGTTAGAGCAGCTCAGCGTGCTTTCCGAGGAGTCCATCACCGTCGATGATAAGCTCGGCCGGATTTTGTGAGTTTTTATTTTATTTTTTATTTTTATCATTTGGGTTTCTGGGTTTATCAGATAAAGACTCAAGTAATGACCTTTTTGACTTGAAGGATTACGTTCACGCCGACAATTCAGCATTGTAGTATGGCAACAGTGATCGGACTATGCCTGAGAGTTAAGCTCAAGCAATGCTTCCCTCCTCATTACAAGGTCAGTTTGCTCTCTGTTTCAATCTTATAAATTGGAATGTACTTAGTTTTCAAGCGATTAGTTTACTCAATTCTCTATTTCATTGCATAAAAGTTGTTGTATTAGGGACTTGAAATAGGCACTGTGGCGCAATTTCTCATGAAGTTAAATTGGGGCATGAACTCAATTGATTCTCTTTCTTAAAAAACAATATGCTGTGAGCTTTCTAGATTACACCGACTGTAAATAACCTTCGAGTTCATTCTAAACTGCCCTTTCTTTCCTGCTTTGAGAGTTGTGGGATTTATTTTTCCAGGGACTTCATCTAAGCCGCATTTAGGATATCTCAACTCTCTCCTTCACAATCCCACTCTCCCAAAAGTGTTCTTCTAAACCTCAACCCATCCTGACTGCCCTACTTTGTCTCGGAAAGTCTCGGAGTGAAGCCTTTGTTTTCATGTTTTTCCATATGAGAAAGAAGTTACAAGTGCTTGATGAGAAATGTTACGATCAGACTTGTTACTCCAGTAACTTTTTTTAGTTTTGATATATGGCTGATTGGCTGATGCCCTTCACATTACGATCCTTTAGCAGTGCTTGACCATATAGTTGGTGGTGAACTGTGACAGGTTGACATTAAGGTATTCCCAGGATCTCATGCAAACGAAGAATCAGGTAAAGAATCTCCGTTCTCTTTTATAGCATCAAGTTATGATCACGGAACTTCATGACAAAAGCTTCTGCTGCAAAGAAATGGAATGTTATGAACTTATCTTTCTTATGAAGAAGCTAGGGTTCCTGCCTGATTACATATGTGGCACTCATGTAAAGCTGAGAACGTGTTATCATCCAATTGTAACTGTAAGGATCATTGTCTTTAGGCAAGCAAAGATGCTGTTACAAGGTCTATAAAATATGTGATCAGACCAGTTATTTGTCCTTTTGGAGACAAGGTCTATCAATGACATATGTTGAATTTCATTGATATTTTGTCAACCAACAAGAAAGCATCAACCTTATTTTCAGAATTCCTGGTGGTGCAAGGAAAAAATATCTTAGTTGCATGTTTGACTGTTCATTGTCAAAACTATTGTTGAGATTTTCAAACTTGTTCGTTTGATTTTTGTAGTTAATAAGCAGTTGAATGATAAAGAAAGAGTTGCTGCTGCCCTGGAGAATCCTAACCTTCGCCAACTTGTGGATGAGTGCCTCTATTCCAGTGAACTGTGACCAACACTCGAAACCCCCTGTACAGAACAGAGTCTTCAGTAGTTCATATGTAATAAGAAATTGCTTTGTTGTATTATCACTCTGCTTTTTTCCTCTATCAAGGCGGTGTCACTTCCTAATGATATGGAACACTCTTGTAAAGCATAGGTTGCAACACGCATCCATTTCTTCGAATGGTAGGTAACATTGGCTACAGTAATCTCTCTCAACATATTCATTTCTGCTTCAGATACTGAAAATTTTGATGTGCTATATTTGCGGTATGATCGCTTGGCTACTTGTGATCTTGAAGTTCTTTCTGATCTCGAAAGTAATTGAAGAAATTTTAGAGATTAGCATTTCAGACATCATATACTAAGTATCAATAGCGTTTTAAGATAACAATCCGGGAAGTTTGTTCTGGCATCCGTTATCAATAGCATCCGGGACAGTGGCGCTTGGGTTTTAAGATTGTTCTGGCATTCAATTTATAACGGATGAATCTTGTTCCCAAGTTCGGACTTCATGCCAGTACTAGCTCAATAGCTCATCTAAGCGCCCCCAGTGTATTACAACTCCGAGCCATTTATGACTTATGACCCTAATGTACTGTGCTTGATCTATCTGAAATTTGATCGGCAACAAAGTTCTCATAGAGCGAGAAGAAGCAAAAGATTCATTAAAAGATAGAATGACATTACATCGTATGTTCAATGTGAGAACATCAGAAAAACAACATAAAGAGGTTGGTCTCTCCCTCATAGTTAGCAGCAGTTAAGCGCAGTAGAAATACTTATTCATCCTTAACCAAGGAACTAAAACATAAGCACTTCCTGGTCCCCATTTCCGAATTCAAAACTAACACTTGTACAGATAGATTCAGCTTGTGCTCATTGTATAATTCTTAAGATTACTATTATAATGGGCATTAGGCAGGGTTACTCAGCTAGCTGCGGTTGCAATAGGCTCTGGTGCCACCTCTGCTCCCATATGTCCATTTGCTATGTTGCATGGCTTCTCATCAAGTCCCCATAGCTTGGCAGTTTTCACATCATCCTGGGCCATCATACGTGAAAACTCCTCGTGATCGTACTTTAGGGTGGTCTTTCCCCCAAACTCGACTGGAAGATTTTCAACATCAAAGAAAGTCTTCATGAGCTCCACGCTTTCCTTACTTTTGGGGTAAACAAACTTCACTTTCTGAAATGTCTTGGCATCCAGGAAGTACTTCACAGCCTACACAAATGAAAACGGCAGGAACATCAACAAATGCTAAGCTCAAAATTTTTACCTCAAACTTGAATTGAAGTTATGTGTGCCTGTGTTAGCCTGCATGTCTTTGTAATAACAGATTAAAAACCTTGCCAACAGACTAGTAAATGTGAGTAGTTCAAACCTTCCAGAATGCCTGAAAAATCCTAGGTGGGTTGTAAAGAAATGCAACAGCAAGCCTCTCGGGGTAATGGTTCTGCAGAATGTTGATACAGTCACGAGCTGTCTTGACGGAAACATTGGTGTTCAATGAGAAGCCAGTGAAGTCAATCAACCAAGACATTTGTTCTTGACCTTCACGGAGGTTGAGGATACCATTTTCTATACAATAGACTAAATGGCGAACATTGCCTTCCGGTGAATTTGTGTTCTGAAAAGGTGAAGAAAAACAATTAAGAAATGAAAGGCATAGATTTGTTTGCGACAACCTTACTACCAATGTACCAAATTATTTAGGGGAGTGGGGGTGGAAAGCTAACTACATACCTGCTTTGCTGGCCTCATTATAAGTACAGTCCTCCCAAGTCGATCATGAAAGTTTGCTCTCGACACTTTGCCGGTCTCACCTTCATGTGCTACTTCATGCTGAACAATGACATGTTTCCATGGTAAGTACAACCCTAAAATAAACCGTAAAACACTGAAATCCCTAACCAACGCTTAACAGGTGCTAGCTTATAGGTGATGCACAAGAATAAGCTACAAATCCCACAATGCATTAACTAAACACATTGTGGTTAGAGACGATCATTGGACTCAAGCAAAACCACTATTTCCCATATACTGGATACAAGTTGAGGCACACCCCAACATTACTTTTTCAGCTCGGACAGAGGAAATGATCAACATGAACAAATCAAACAGTACTAAATTTCCAATATATATTTTTTCTAGTTTGTGCATGTCATCAAAGTTTAGCTGAATTACCCAACGGATTTCTTCAGGCTTATAACTAGCCCTCCACCTGAGTGTCTCCTCTATCATTTTCTTCGCCTTCTCGAGGTTCCAGTTCCTTGCTTCCAGATATCTCCCAAGGCATGCATCCGTGCAGTACTGCAAACTACGCCCAGATAACGGGCCAAGTGCAGCCCTGAGTTCTTTGATCTGATTGTAAATTTGCCTCATCAATGTCAGTTTTCACTATTCAACACAGCTTTGTATTGCAAATAAGATCGGAAGGTAAAGGTTATAAATTGTTATCCCTCAGTTCACTTGACTATTATCAACATGCATCTAACAGAGAGGCAGATTTATTTACCACACAAGTAAAAATAAATATTTTCACCTTTGCTTCATTCTGTGCCTCCTTTTGTGCAGACTCATCCTCCACAGGGCTTTGAGATTTTCTTCTCAGAAGATACATGTTGGCCGCAAATTGATTTCAACTCACACCTTACAACACTGATCAAAGGCACAATCTTTTTCAATCAAAACCACTGAATCTGCAAAACAATGTATACAACTCTTTCAGAAAACATCATCAAAATTTACTAGAAAACACAATTATAAACAGCATAGATGTGTTGTGGTGGTCAACTCACCCTTAGGAAAAATCGACAACACAAATTTCTAACACACCAAGATCCATTTTTTTTGTTAACAAATGATTAAAAGGGTTTTCACCTAATATTGTTCATGTTCATCTGACAGTGACAGATCTACTTAAGATTCACAAAAACAAAAACATGCCCAGAAAAAATAGAGAAACACAGATTATGTAAAACAAAAAACCCAGCTCAAAAACATCTCCTTTTCAATAGTTTTGTTTTGAGAAAGTGAGAAGAATAACGTATAACGTACCTGGGTTGTGAATGTGAGAACTGTTGGGTCGAGCTGCCTTGGCCTTTTATGGGAAATAAAAATGCAGGAGAGAGAGGAGAGAAGGGTGTGCGTTTGATGTGTTGAGGGTGTCGTTTAGTTGGGTTTACAGAGACGGAAAGGGTTCTGAGAGAAATGGTTGCAGGGGATTATGTGTTGGATTTATAGTGGGAAACAGAGCGAGGGACTCGATGGACTGAGAAGGCTGACTAAACCAACACAAAAGAAGGACGAGAACACTGACTATGAATTATGAGACCACCAAAGTTGGCCTGCGACTTTATGACTTTATGTATATGGCGTATTTTGATTCGGTATAAAATACAAAGGGGTGTAAACGAGTTGAATTATATTAAGAGAAATTAAGATAATTGAATACTATATTTAGCTAGTAACTAGTTTTATCATAGGGCAAGCTCGAACTTATTATGAATTAAATAAATTATTTACGACATTACGTATAATTAAATAAAAATTACGTATCAAAAATGTTTAAAAAGTTTCATGCTCCCTCTAGTGTGAGGGAACCTTCTTGAAACTGGTTAGGAACCCAGTCTAGCTTTTTTTGGTATTGCTCGCTGGCCAACTATGACAATTGCCCTCACTTAAAAGTCGCTTCAAAAAATTCGATAAGATTGTTTTCTCCCGCATAATTCGATTTAATTACTTTTTAAGTAAGCGTAGATTAAGGTGAGAGCCCAAATCAAAATAAGAAAGCTTGGAGAAGTAGCAGTCGAAAATGGGGAGGGAGTCATATCCCCTACTACATGTATACTGTTAGCTATCGATTTTCTCATCATGTTTATATACTAAATTGATATCTTACTTGATTATACTCCCGTGTCAATGAACAAAAACACAAAAAGTGGATAATAACTAGTTGGTTGGAGTGAGTCCATTTGTCTCGATATTTTTCACATATAGTATTTTGTTGGAAAATATCGTATTTAGTTGGAAATGAACATATACGATGTCACGTTTCCTAAATTTGGGATCAAGACGGCATCCCCAATCTAATTGTTTGTCCTAGTTATTGACATTGAGCCAGGAGTTGCGTTTGATGTCTTCAGCCCTGCCAACCAAGAAATATAGTTTGAGGTGGGAGACCTGAATCTGATGACTTTAAACTTGTTTTATATAGGTAGGTTGTTCTAATTTTCTTCAGATTATTACATCTTATGCTTCTAGAAATGTATGTTAGCATGTGATAATTCTCATCTCTTTTTTTCTTATAAGAAATCAGTAACCATGTGATGATTATCAAAGGACTTTACGTAAAGATCGCCGTACATAAAGGGGAACAACCTTTTTTCACCCATAGAAAAATAACATGCCCCGATCCAACTCCCTTCGATTATTTACAAATTGATAATTGCTTAAGTATCTTGATGACTAGACGATCTTCATCTTCACAATTATACAGATTCAGATTACGAGCCTAATATGAAGATTTATTACTAATGGTATCTTTTCGCTACAAGGAAAAACGACAATAGAATCATCTTTAATACAACTTACACCTAAAGCATTAAACAAGTGAGGATGACAAGTAGATAAATTTTCCGACTGGTTACGCATTTTATATAGTTAAGTGGATCCCTAAATATATATACTATTGGGACATAACCTAAATAATAGTTTTAGAAAAGATATGCCAACAAGAAGATCTCCCTATTCATTAGTTCCAAAGAAACCAGTCTACTTCGCCATGAAGTTCTGCTTTGAATAGACTGCAAATAATTACATATCCAATTAATCAATCAACAAAAATTGCAGGGGGCCTATCTATTTTCCCTCGTCCCTTTCTTGTTTCTTTATTAATGCATGAATCACACCAAAATTAACCATTACTTTAAACCCATTTATACTATGTAAGATTATCATATAGGTTACAAATGGCCACCTCTCCTGGACCTCTTGGTTGTTGGCGACTAAAGAATTCAGGCAGCCAGAATAGTCTAAAGTTTCAAACTAGAAAATTAGACCCAAATCGTTGAGGAATAGATGGGAAATCCTCAATTCTCAAATCTGTTACAAAGTCAAAACCTTCATCTAGTTTGTGGGAAGTTAAACTTTGATTAATGCAACACATGTTGATGATCCAACGCTAGCTGCTAAGCAGCTAAGCTATTTACATCAGAAGCAGAACAACGTAATGTTGTACGTGCTAGTTAAATGAAGTCATGAAAATGATACTTTGGCTTGAAAGGTACAAACTACAAAGATGTGTGCACAAAAGTCAAGTGATGGGATAAGAGAACTTGATTTGGTGACAGTGTCTGAAAATTATTGTTATCAGTATTAATATTTGGCTTGGCTTTATTTTATTGAATAAGATTTGTGTCATCTAAACTACAATTCAAATTGGAGAGCCGTTCTAGTGAAGATCATTAATTTGAGGACTTTTCGGCTTATCCCACCTTTTGATCTTATATCCACATCTTGACCGTTCAGTTTATAGGTATTTATGAGTAGATCATTTCTCTAAATTTTCAGCTATATTGAAAATTGTCAAGGCATTCATAAGTGTGATTTATCAATTATGAACTTGAACGGTTCATATTTGACAAATTTGGTTCATCCACTAATTTGATCTAATTTGTTATCTTAACGAATACCAATTTAGCTGAAAATTTATAAAAATAATCTACCCATATAAACCTAAAAACTGAACGGATGAGATGTCAAAATCTAATCGAAAATTAGGTCTTTTAAACCATAAACCGAAAATTTCTCACCCACCAAGTCCTTAACTTAAGTTCTCACCAAATCTTTAACTTTAGAATTCTCACTAGAAGAGCTTCCATTCAAATTGATTTTATAATTTGGTTTATTGACATATACTAATGTATATATTATCTTAAGTCGTAAAAATGGAAGTCTTTAATTTCATACTCGGT encodes:
- the LOC101301718 gene encoding MIP18 family protein At1g68310-like, which produces MTLGLINANPVVHAKKERVARTEDLHHSDVDAVDPLDIYDFVRDIRDPEHPYSLEQLSVLSEESITVDDKLGRILITFTPTIQHCSMATVIGLCLRVKLKQCFPPHYKVDIKVFPGSHANEESVNKQLNDKERVAAALENPNLRQLVDECLYSSEL
- the LOC101302004 gene encoding random slug protein 5-like, with product MYLLRRKSQSPVEDESAQKEAQNEAKIKELRAALGPLSGRSLQYCTDACLGRYLEARNWNLEKAKKMIEETLRWRASYKPEEIRWHEVAHEGETGKVSRANFHDRLGRTVLIMRPAKQNTNSPEGNVRHLVYCIENGILNLREGQEQMSWLIDFTGFSLNTNVSVKTARDCINILQNHYPERLAVAFLYNPPRIFQAFWKAVKYFLDAKTFQKVKFVYPKSKESVELMKTFFDVENLPVEFGGKTTLKYDHEEFSRMMAQDDVKTAKLWGLDEKPCNIANGHMGAEVAPEPIATAAS